A region of the Chelatococcus sp. YT9 genome:
AGGTCGGATCGAAGTTCAGGTTCTTGGAGAACGCAAAGTTGTTCGTAATCGTGACCAGCGGCAGCCAGTAAGCATTCTCCAGAATTATATCTTGAGCCCTTGTGTAGAGTGCCTTTCGCTCCGCCATATCATAGGTAAGGTTGGCCTTGTTGATCGCGTCGGTCACCTCGGGGTTCCGGGAGAGATCCTGTGGCATGTCGGCAAAATAGGTGCCAAACGCGATCGACGCATCACCAATGCCCCAGAACCCTGTACTTGCATGGAACAGCGGCATCTCGCCCTTCACCCACCGATCGCGGAATGTCGCCCAGACAAGAAAATCAAGCTTCGTCCGTATGCCGACTGCTTGGAGATCGCCGATGACCGCCTCTGTAATATGGCGATCACTCGTTCCGGCAATGGGCGTCTCGAAGCCGTCCGGATAGCCTGCTTTTGCAAGCATTTCCCTCGCTTTTTTCGGATCGTAGTTATACATCGGCACGGTCGTGGGACAACCGTTCTGCATGGGGTAGCAGACGGTGTCCAGGCGAGTCGCGGCGCCGCGCACGAGGTTCTTGGCGATGGCGTCGCGGTTCACCGCATGGGCGATGGCCTGACGCACCTCCGGCTTCGAGAAGGGGCTGTCCTTGTCGAGCGTGTCGAAGACGAGGAAAGCGATGCGCATGGTCGGCGAGCGGACCACGCGCACATTCGGCATGCGCTCAAGCTGATCGCTCTGGTCCGCCGTCAGCCGCCACAGGAAATCGGACCGCTCTGTCATGAGCTCGCCGATCATGATATTGTTGTCCTTCTGCGTCCGAACGGCTACGCGTTTGATGGCGGCCTTCTGCTTGGGAACCCCACTCATGTAGTCGTCATAACGCTCGAGTGTATACTCCCGGCCCGGCGTGAAGGACACGACCTTGTAGGGACCAGTGCCGATGGGATGCTTGCCCATGCCGGCCGTGCCGACTTTTGCATAATACTCATTTGGATAGATCGGAACGCCTGTCGCCAAATACTCGAGCGCCGCAGAGAACGGCTTTTTCAACCTAACGCGGACCTTGTACTTATCGATCTTTTCGGCACTATCGAGCCAGGATACCATCTGTAGAAGCAGGACTTTGTTGTCTGGATTCGTCACGTAGTTGATGGTATAGACCACGTCGTCTGCATCGAACTCTTCACCGTTGTGGAATTTGACGCCCTCGCGCAATGACATCACCAAACTGGTCGGGCTTTCCCAGTCCCATGCGGTCGCGAGGAGCGGCAAGTACTGACCGGTGGCAGGATCACGATAGATCAGGCCATCCCACACATTATGCATGACGGTGAGACCGGAGTGGTCCGTGAAGTAATACACATCTAACGTCGTCTGCTCGCGGTCCCAGACAACGTTGAGCGTGTCATTGCTTTTTCCGGCATGTGCGGTTGTGGCAGCCGCTAGAAGCATCGCAGCTGCCGCCGAATATCGTCTGAGATTTCGCAGCACAGAAGTTCCCCTTCCAAACGTTTGTTATATTGGCAGTGTGTTTGAAGTGAGCGCGCGGCCGTGGCTATCCGAGTGTCCGCCGGATGGTGCCATAGAGTGCGTCAGCCGCGGCGCGCGCTTCGGCCGATGCCGGCACCGCACGAAGAGGGCTGCGCAGCAACTTGTCCGCGACCAGCAAAGTGGACAGGCAGCCCGCGTCGCGCAAACGTTCGTGGTAGATCATACCCTCGTCGAACAACGGATCGAGTTCTGCGATATGGATGATCGCCGGCGGATACCCGTTGTCGATGGCAGCTGGACATGGATTTTCCGACGGCCGACGATAATGCACGGCGAACACGTGCACACCAGCCGCCGCGGCAAGATTTGCGACCCCCGTATCGTGGCAGGAAGGACTTTCCGGCCGGTAGCCTCCACCGTTCATATACACGAGGGTTGACATGGGACTGTCACCATCCGGCGGGTAGACAGGGATTGGTGTTTCGCGTGCCTGCGCTGCGATGAAACTGTCGACATCCGCCAGTTGTGGCGGCCTCGCTTTCTTGAACACGTCCGCCATCGCCTTGCATTGACGGCGGCGTGTCTCCGGATGGCGCGATTTGCCCGCTGATCCGCCATCGGCGTCCCGGATCATCTCCTTGTAAATCTGCATGGCGTTGTCGAACATATCGCCTCTCGCAGCGCATCTGCCGGCACTTCTGAGAATGATAGCATCCACCGGCCAAATCGCAATACGATTTTAGAAATCATCTTATGCTTTCACCCGAAGCGGATTTTGGCATCTTTGCAACACGCATCCCGATCGGTTACATCGTAGGCAGGAGCAGGGACGACGGGAGCAGGGGAAGCTCGTGAGGAAGCGCGCAGTGCCGGTCAGCAGACCGGATCTTGGCAACGACAGTGGATCAGACGACGGTGACAACCGTGAGGACGGATTGTTTGTTGCGTCCCTGGCCAAGGGATTGAAGGTGCTCGAGTGCTTCGCCGACAGCCGCGACGGCTTGAATTTGACGGAAATTGCCGCCTCGACCGATATAGGTAAGAGCGCTGTGCAGCGCGCGGTAGCGACGCTGCACAGCCTCGGCTATCTTCGCAAAGATGAACGCGGCAAGATCTATCGATTGTCACCGAAGATCCTCGGCCTGTCTCGCAATTACCTCGCCGGCTCTGACTTGGTCGAAGCGGCAATGCCGGTCCTGCGGCGCTGCAACAGTGAGACTGATGAAACGGTCAACCTGACCGAGCTCGATGGTCATGAGGTCGTTTGCGTTGCCCGCATTCCCGGTCGGCAGGTCGTCGCGATCAATATCAATGTGGGGTCGCGCTTACCCGTTTATGCTACCGCCCCAGGTCTCATGATCCTCGCTTCGAGCGATCCTCAGGAGGCGGCCCACGTCCTTGAAGCTTGTGACATCAGATCCTATACGAAGCAGACGGTGACGCATATCCCCGATTTGCAGCGGTGGCTGGTTGAAATACGTAAGGATGGCTATGTGATCGCCGATCAGCTGATGTTCGAGGGCGAGTATTCTGTCGCCGCCCCGATCTTTGGCCCACGAAAGCGCGTCGTGGCAGCCATCAACATTTCCGCGCCGACGAGTCGCTGGTCATTTCATGACCTGCGTTCGAAAATTGTGCCGATCGTGACCGAGGCAGCGCGACAGATCACAACTGCCATAGCGGGCTGATGCCATGGAAATCGTATGTCGATAATTGAAAGCGACATGCGCTTGAAGTGGATCGCTTCCTATGCTCTATAAGTGGAAGAGGCGCGACCTTCGCGCGCGCTCGCCGCGGGCACTATGGAGCCACCTTATGGACATCGAACGTATCGATAGCACCGGCCGGCTGAGTAAAGCCGTCAAGGCGAACGGCTTTGTTTTCCTGTCCGGCTTGACAGCAAGCGACAAGTCGGGAGGCGTGACTGAGCAGACCCTTGATATTCTTGCTCAGATCGACGGCTACCTAGCGAAAGCTGGCAGCAGCAAGTCGAAGCTGGTTAAAGTGAACATCTGGCTCGCTGATATCAAGGATTTTGACGCCATGAACAAAGCTTGGGAAAGCTGGGCGGATCGCGATCATCTCCCCGCTAGGGCGACGGTCGAGTCCAAGCTTGCGGGGCAGGGGAGCTTGGTAGAGATGATGGCAGAAGGGTTGGCCTGAGCCAAGCCGCAGAAGGAAACGATCACGGCACTGGCAGGATGTGTCCGGGATCGCGCGTGAACGTGTGGATAGCGCGCCGGGAGGGGGAATGCCGCTAGCGGCTCCTAAGGACATTGCCGGCGCGCATAGCGGTATTCACTGATCCCTCTCGGCTTGACGTCGGCCAAGAAGGCGAGCGGCGCGGTGTCCCTCAGCAAAATACAAAGAAGTAGGGTTGCCGCGAGAGAAGCGGGATCCAGTAACAAGAACAAGCCTCACCACGCGCAACAACGCAACCTCGCGCCACCCGTCACTTCATTCTTGCATTTTCTCTACAACTATTCCAGATAGCAGCATGACGATCGACGACGCCACAACGGCAAGGATGCTCTTGACCGATGCGGCGTGCTGCTGAGCACGATATTTGCAGCGGCTCCAGCCGTGCTGGTAGCAGAGGGTTTAACTGTTCAGGCGCAAGACACTGGTCCGGCCTTTAACGCGTCGGACCGCTGACCTTGTCCACCTCCTCGGCGACAATCTCAAGATGACCAGCTGGGTTGTAACGGTGGCGGTATTCTTCGGGCGCGGACACACGGCGCATCGAGACCTTTGCCGCGGGAAGGCATCGAGCTTTCTGAATTTTGTCTCGAATCTCCACATGGCTCTGCTCTGTCAGGTAGCCTGAACCCGGCACACAGCGCATTTCGCCAATGAATTAGTCAGAGGTGGCCTGCCCGGTTCCAGCTTCCACGGCGAGGTTGCGGGTGAGTTGCACTATTCCCAAGAGCGCGCATATCGAGCCCCCTCCGAGGACGACGATCAACGAAAGCGTTCCGGTTATGCCAATTTGCTCCATCATGAGCGCGAAGACGAACGGCGCAGCGGATCCGGCAATCAGCCGCACGGACATGAGCTGCCCCTGACGGGTGCCGTAGCCCTCTGCCCCAAATAGCGCCAGCGGCAGCGTTCCGCCGACGATGCTATAGAGTCCATTGCCCATTCCGAACAGGACCGCGAACAGCATCGCGCCGGCGAAGGACGGTGCCGTCAGGAGTAGAAGAATGAGAGCGAGGGGCAAAAGTGCTGCCGAGATAACGGCCAGGTTGAGCTGAGATAAGCCTTTGCCGAACATCATATTAATGAAACGGCTTGCAACTTGAGACGGTCCGAACAGGGCGCCGACGGCAACGCCAGAGAGGCCGAGACCCAGCGCTCCCAGCATGGGTAGCATATGCACGAGGATTGCCGAACTGACGAAGCTCTGCAATGCAAAGCCAATCGCCATCAGTAAAAAGCCTTTGCCACGAGCCTTGGGGGTGAGACTACCATGAAACTGCGATTGCGCGCGTTTGGTTTCGGTGTGGCTTGCTTCAATGGGGGCGGACACCGGACGCGCCAGCGACAGGTGGATCGGCAGGCACAGAGCGAGGTGAAACACCGCGAAAGCAAGGTAAACCTGCTGCCATGTTAGGAAACTGTGCAGCCACGTCGTCAGGGGCCAAAATATAGTCGAAGCGAAGCCCGCGATCAGTGTCAAATATACGATACTGCGTTGGGCGCTTCCTCCATGGCGCTGGACCAGCAGGGCGAATGCCGCCCCGTATTGAACGAGCGTCGCGGCGATTTCGATGGCGAATAGGGCTGGTACGAACGCCTTTCCGGAAGGTGCCGCCGCGCAGGCGACAAGCGATAGAGCCGCAAACATTGACCCAATCGCCATGACGCGGCCTGCGCCGAAACGATCGATCCAGCGGCCCACTTTCGGCGCAACCAGGCCGCCCGTCAGCAGCGCGACGGAGAGCGCCCCGAAAATCCAATCATTCGGCCATCCGAAGTCGCGCGCCATGGCCGGCGAGAGAATGCTGAAACTGTAGTAGAGTGTTCCGTAGCCGATGATTTGCGTTATGCCAAGCGCAACAACGTCTATCCAACGTCCCATGTCAGATGATCTCGAGGCTGACCTGCGCTGCCCTATTCTTCGCCATCTCCCGGCGTTCGCTATAGCGGTCGGTGAGATAGCCAGAGACATCGCGCGTCAGCAGAGTGAACTTGATCAGTTCCTCCATCACGTCGACGACCCGATCATAATACGAGGAAGACTTCATGCGGCCGCCCTCGTCGAACTCCTGATAGGCCTTCGCGACGGACGATTGGTTCGGGATGGTCACCATCCTCATCCAGCGGCCAAGCACCCGCATTTGATTGACTGCATTAAAACTTTGGGAGCCACCCGAAACCTGCATGACCGCCAATGTTCGGCCCTGTGTGGGGCGAATAGCGCCGACCGAAAGGGGAATCCAATCGATCTGCGCCTTCATCACAGCGCTCATTGCGCCGTGGCGTTCCGGGCTCGTCCAGACCTGGCCCTCTGACCAGAGGGATAGGTCCCGCAACTCCCGAACCTTTGGATGATCAACCGCGGCATCATCCGGCAATGGGAGGCCACGCGGATCGAAGATGCGTACCTCGGCCCCAAAATGAGCCAGCAGACGTGAAGCCTCGAGCGTCAAAAATCGGCTATATGAACGCTCACGTAGCGAGCCGTAGAGCAACAAGATGCGAGGCGGATGGGCGGATGGCCTTGTGCTCAGTTGGTCAGCGCGGGGTATTTCGATGCAATTGGCATCGACATTCGGAAGGTCATGTAACATCAGCGGTTCGCCTCGACGACGGTCACCGGCTTGCGGCCGCGCTCGTACCAATTCTTTGATCGGTTCACAATCCACACCACCGAAAGCATGACAGGGACTTCAATTAGCACGCCGACAACCGTTGCAAGTGCCGCTCCGGACTGGAAACCGAACAGGCTTATTGCGGCTGCGACGGCAAGCTCAAAGAAATTGGATGCGCCGATGAGGGCCGATGGCCCAGCGACGCAGTGCTGCTCACCGCTGAGCCGGTTCAGCAGATAGGCAAGCCCCGCGTTGAAATACACCTGGATGAGGATTGGCACTGCAAGGAGTGCGATGACCAAGGGCTGCGCGATGATCTGCTCACCCTGAAAGCCGAAGAGCATCACAAGCGTCGCGAGGAGCGCAACCAGCGATGCCGGTCCAAGCTTCGAGAGCACCCTCTCAAGAGCGGCTTGCCCGCCTTTCGCCAGAAGGTACCGCCGCACGGCCTGTGCGAGGACGACCGGGATGATGATATAGAGGATGACCGACAGCACGAGCGTGCCCCACGGCACCATGATTGCGGAGAGCCCCAACAGCAAACCAACAAGCGGTGCGAAGGCGATCACCATAATGGCATCGTTGAGAGCGACTTGGCTTAGTGTGAAATGCGGCTCGCCCTTCGTCAGGTTTGACCATACGAAAACCATGGCCGTGCAAGGCGCGGCGGCGAGAATGATGAGCCCCGCAATATAACTTTCGATCTGGTCTGCCGGTAACAGCGGGCGGAACAGCCAGCCGATAAACAGCCATCCCAGCAGCGCCATTGAGAAGGGCTTCACAGCCCAATTGACGAAGACTGTCACGCCAATGCCGCGCCAGTGACGACCCACCTCGCCAAGCGCGGCAAAGTCGATCTTCAGAAGCATGGGGATGATCATCAACCAGATCAGGACAGCGACCGGCAGATTGACCTTGGCGATTTCAGCCGCGCCGATCGCGTGGAATAGGCCCGGCAGCACATGGCCAAGCGCAACACCGGCGACGATGCACAAAAACACCCATACGGTAAGGTGGCGTTCAAAGGTGGACATGGGCTCTTCTCACGCCGTCGCGACACGACGGCCGTGCTCGTCAACGACGCGCTCGCCATCTTCCTTGATGAACTCGCCCCGTTGCGGCGGCAGCAGATCAAGCACCTCTTCGGAAGGGCGGCACAGCCGCACGCCCTTTGGGCTGATAACGATCGGCCGGTTGATGAGGATCGGATGGGCGGCCATCGCGTCGATGAGCTGGCTTTCTGTGAGCGTTGAGTCACCAAGGCCCAGTTCAACGTAAGGAGTTCCCTTTTCACGCAGCAGCGCGCGGGCGGAGACGCCCATACGTTCGATGAGCTGCTTCAGCAACACCGGCGACGGCGGCGTCTTCAGGTACTCAATGACATGCGGCTCGACACCGGCATTGCGGATCATTGCCAAGGCGTTATGCGACGTACCGCAATCCGGGTTGTGATAGATGATGACTTCCATCGTGGTCCTCACACTACGCCCGTGCGCGGCCTCGCCGCGCCCGGCAACTGACTGATCACAGAGAGCGTCGAGCCGCGGGTCATGCGGTCAAGACTTACAATCGGCAGTGCCGATAACGTGGGAATCCTGATCTTGAGATAGCGGAAGGAAGCGACGAACGTCGCTTCCTTCTCGATGCCCATACCCTCATCCGACATTGGTGGCTTCCTCGGTCGGATCACAGCAAGAAGACAGGGCTGCGACGGCGGGTTTGCAGACCTCAGGATGGCCCTGGCAGCAGTCGCGCATGAGAAATTCGATAAGACCGGACAGGGCCGGGTAGGCTGCGGTGTAGATGATCGACCGTCCGGCACGCCTGGACTCGACAAGGCCAGCTTGTTCAAGATGGCTCAGATGGAAGGACATTCGCGAGGAGGACGCCCCATCCATCGCTTCGCCAATGGCACCCGCGGGCAATCCATCCGGCCCGGTCGTTACCAGCAGGCGCACGATTCTCAACCGTGTCTCCTGTGACAGGGCTGCAAAGGCGTCGATGGCTTGCTTCTCGTTCATATCAATATCTCAAGACCTATTGAGACATAAATACAGGTTGATGAGCGATCGCGCTAGCCCTTTGCTCGAGCCAAGCCCGTCCTCATTGAGAGCCGGCGTAATGTTTCGATGAACGAGCCCGCTTCCACACGTCTCAACACCCGAGAGGCATGTTTTGGTGTCCGTACGCACGCGTCCATAACTTGGCTGGGGCAATATCCGGCCCAAGTTCGAGACCGATAGGCGGTAGGCACAGAACCAGGCTTCTATCGCCGTAAAGATCGGAGAGGTGAGCCGAAAGAGCTGAATGGTCTGCGACGACACGTCCGGAGTGATGTGAATGCCCGGGGTTGATAATGTGTAAATCACCGGTGCCAAATCGCGGCTCGCTTCGAGAAGGAACGTGATGGGATCCGACCCGAAGGCCATTATCATTGCTTGGTATAGTCGAAAAGACTACCAGGACGTCCGTTCTATGGGGCAGAATGGTCGCGGTTTGCCGCCAACCTTTGACGAGTGGCATCGGAAAGCGATGGATGAGATGCGTGAGCTCGTCGGACGTGGGCTGTCGGTCGAGCGTGTGCCAGTTCTGTCATGGGAATTGGCTCGCTGGCTTCGCGCGACGGGTGCTGAGAACAGCAACCAAGCGATCGGCCGCTACGTCGCTGACATCGTAGCCGCCAAGAAAAGTGTGTAGCTCCAGTTAGCGGCCGAGGGGGCAACGCGACATGCCGATAAGCTTGGCCGGCCGGTGATGTTGTCGGTCTTGGCGCGAACGAGGACCTGCGGATAGGTGCCGTAACACCCGCAGATGCTCGTGAGATGCTTTTGCTCAAGGCGACCAATAACGCAGCGTTCTGACGTAAGTCATCCACCCTGCGCCGCTTAGGAGATGACAGGTCTTATCGCTCAAAGACGGCTCGTCGTTGGGTTGCCTCCTGCCGTAGCGCGTCCAGGAATGAAGAAGCGGTCCTCGAGAGTTCGATATGCCGGGGATGCACGATGCGCGGCACGATTGTGATGCTCGGCGCGAAAGGGCGCACCGCCGCATGCGGAAAAATTTCGGTCACACCCATTGGTTCAACGATCGCGACACCGCAGCCCTTCATCGCTAGCGCGCACGCGCTGAACGTGTAGTTGCTTCCGATCATCACCTTCTGGTCTATGTCCAAGGTGGCAAAAGCCTCGCCAAGCAGTTCGTGGATAGGCGCGCTTTGGATGTTGGCGATGATTGCCTCTCCGGCGAGGTCACCAGGTTGGATCTCAGAGCGCTGTGCTAATGGATGGTCCGGTGACATGACACAGACCAATGTCGTTTCGAACAGCGGTATCGTGTTTACGCCCGCGTGATCCCCCGGTGTGAAAATAACACCCAGGTCGATACGTCCGCTGGCCGCGAGTTCGAGAATCTCTTTTGTCTTGGTGACCTGGAGCCAGACCCGCACGCGCGACCGCTCACGTCGGAACCTTGCAATAGCGTCGGCGACGAAACTGCAGGACAGCGTTGGGGTGCACGCAAGCGTCAGCACACCTGCCTTCGACTCCTTGAGATCGCGGGCATATTTTTCAACGATCCCAACCGTATGAAACACCCTTTCGACCTCACGGAACAGGTTCAACGCCTCGGCGGTCGGCTGCACCCGGCCGCGTCCTCGCTGAAACAACGGAAAGCCCACGAGATCTTCCATGCGGCGCACCGCTTTGGAAACAGCAGGCTGTGACATCCCCAACTGCCGGCTCGCAGCGGTGAGGCTATCCGCCAACATGACGGCACGGAAAACTTCAAGCTGTCTGAGGTTAAACATAACCAACCATAACCCACGGTTATGACGAGCGCATCAAATAACGCTCGACGTCGCGGCCCGCGACACCGCACTCTAGCCGTAAGTTGACGCTTTGAGCGTTAAGACTCCGCAGGTCGCTTGCCGATTGGCGATCATGCGGGGCCTGAAGGTCGGAGGAACAGTATGGCGAGATTTCAGACCCGAGCGATAGAGTTTCACAGCGGATATGTCTGGAATTTCGACTGGATACGCCAGGGGATAGAGTTTGCGCGTCGGCACGAGATGACGTCGCTCGTCCTTCATCGCAATGATATCGTAGATATGGTGGTATACCCCGGAGCGTTGTTCGGCGCCTCCAATTCGGCACGAAGCATTTTTGAACGCTACCGCGATATTTATCCTAAGCTCTATAAATACACGCCTACGCGACGCAGCGGTCCTTACCAACGCCGTGACTATCTACGGCGCGTTATCGACCTGGCGGATCGAAATGGCATCGAAGTCTGGTTTCAGAACAAGGAGCTTTCCTTTCCGGACATTTTACTGGAGCTCAACCCACAGCTCGTGAAGGATGGCACCCTTTGTCCGAACGACTCCTTCTGGTGGGATTTCGTGGATCACAAATATTCCGAGCTGTTCCAGGATTTCCCTGAGATAGCGGGCATCATCACGGCGCCCGGCACAGGAGAGAGCAGGCTCGCTATTTCTTCCAACAGGTGTACTTGTGAGGCGTGCAAAGGAAGCACGCCGCAGGGCTGGTATCGCAAGCTCATTATGGCCATGCACAAGCCGATCCGCTCCGCCGGCCGCGAGCTGGTGATCCGCGACTTCGTCTTCGACAAGAAAGCGCAGACCGAACTCGCCGAGACCATCTCCGAGCTGCCCGAGGATGTGATCGTCAGCCTTAAGAATACGCCGCACGACTATTACCCCACTTTTCCAGATAACCCCCGTCTAGGGGATGTGGGAAAGCATCGGCAGTGGGTCGAATTCGATACGATGGGCCAGTATTTCGGGTGGGGTATCGGACCTGCGATTATTATCGACGACTATCGCAAGCGGATGACGACCGCGGTTCGGCACGGCGTCGAGGGCATGATTTTGCGAACGGACTGGGAGAGCCTTGATGGGCACTCGAGCTTTCACACTCCTAACCGGCTCAATCTTCACGCAGCCGCAGCCTTGGCGGTGAACGCTGACGCCTCCGACCGAGCGATCCATCGCTCGTGGCTGATAGAGACCGGCATGGTACGATCCGAATCGAGCGAGACCGATCTTGATGCAGCCGCGGATTGGAGCGCGAGGCTTTTTGCGCGGTCCTGGGAGATAGTCGCCAAAAGTCTTTTCGTTAATGACTGTGTCTTCTCAGATTCCAGCAACTATCCTGTGAGCCTAGACCACGCGTGGTGGCTGGCGGAAAAGAAGAACAGCCTCAAAGACTGGGATCCCGCGAAAGAGAACGCGCTACAGACGTCCGAAAGCAATGTTCGCAAAATCCTGGCAGACAAGGATGAGGCCTTGAAGCTGGTCGGGATGCAGGCAAAGCTGGTACAAGAGAGGCCTGCTGCATTGACAGAGGCTGCCCACACGGACCTCATCGGGCGTATGGAAACATTCAAGCTCTATGTTGCGGGATGGCGGGCAGTGGTTCACGCCTGCATCTTGACAAAATTTCTGTCGGACCACCCTGAAAGCACAAATGACTTTGCACAAGAGGTCCGGTCTCGCGTCGTGGCCGCGTTCGATCTGCTGCAGACGCTGGCCGACGAGATGAGGGCTTATGCCGCCGCCACCGATCAGCACTTCGCCACATATAACATGCTCGGCTGGGAGCGGTTACTGACCCTCCGGAGCGATCTTGCCGGGCGGTTGGCTGACGTGCCACCCGTTACCACCCAACGGGCACTAGCGAGGTGAGCCTGTGGATCAGATAGACCGCTCGATGTCGTCGACGCGCCGCGTGCAACTGTGTGTTGCGCTGGCTCTGCTCGCAGGCTGCTCCCTTTACCTCTACGCTGCGCTCGGGTTTTCCTTCGGAACCTGGCGCAGCCCGCGGGCCGGCTTTATGCCTACGATCGTAGGTTTCCTCGGCGTGGCTTTAGCAGTGGGCAACCTCATCCGCGTCTTGCGGAGTGTGACGCTTGACGGAGTTGATCTCGGCCTGGCCCCGGTAAGGGCATTAGCCTTCCTCGCAATCCTTGCCGCCTACGCGGCCATGCTGTCCAGACTAGGATTCCTTCCCTCGACCTTTGCTGCGACGCTCGCGCTGTTGCTCGTCGGCCAGACCCGTGCGGGCAGCAAATTAATGGCACTGGTTATAGCAAGCGCCTTTTCCATCGGAGCCTGGCTTCTGTTTGGACGCATTCTGAATCTTCCCCTGCCATGACCTCACTAGACGCACTGACCCAAGGCTTTTATCTCGCCGCAACACCCACTAACCTTTTTGCGGCCGGCGTCGGGGTTCTTCTCGGCACTTTCGCCGGCATGCTGCCGGGCCTCGGGATATCGGGAACGATCGCCCTGTTGATTCCGATCAGCTTCGGACTTGATCCTTTGACAGCGCTCGTCATTTTCGGCGGCATCTATTACGGCGCATCCTTCGGTGGCTCGACCACTTCCATTCTCCTTAACGTGCCGGGCGAGGGCGCGTCAGTCGTCACCTGCGTCGAGGGCTATGCCATGGCAAAGCGTGGCCGGGCGGGGGCTGCGCTGTCGGTGGCTGCCATCGGTTCGTTCTTTGCGGGCATGATGGGTCTCGCAGGGCTGGTGATGTTCGCCCCGACCGTCGCAGGCTGGGCTCTTGCCTTTGGTCCGCAGGAATATTTCTGTATTGCTGTTTTGGCGCTGGTAGTGCTTTCGGGGATCAGTGGACAATCAATCGTGCAGTCGGGCCTGATGACCCTTATCGGCGTCATGCTTGGCTCCATCGGCATTGACCCCATGACGGGCGTCGAACGCTTCACGATGTCGAGCGACATGCTGATGGATGGTATCTCGTTCATCATCGTGGTGATGGGCGTTTATGGGTTGGCGGAGGTACTTCAGACCGCTGCAGATGGGGACGCCGCTGTATCACCGCCACGGATCGCCGTTCGCGACCTTTACCCCACGCGCGAGGAACTCGGCCGTTCGATACCGGCCATCGGCCGCGGCAGCATCATTGGTTTTCTCATCGGGTTGGTTCCGGGGCCA
Encoded here:
- a CDS encoding metalloregulator ArsR/SmtB family transcription factor, translating into MNEKQAIDAFAALSQETRLRIVRLLVTTGPDGLPAGAIGEAMDGASSSRMSFHLSHLEQAGLVESRRAGRSIIYTAAYPALSGLIEFLMRDCCQGHPEVCKPAVAALSSCCDPTEEATNVG
- a CDS encoding tripartite tricarboxylate transporter permease; translated protein: MTSLDALTQGFYLAATPTNLFAAGVGVLLGTFAGMLPGLGISGTIALLIPISFGLDPLTALVIFGGIYYGASFGGSTTSILLNVPGEGASVVTCVEGYAMAKRGRAGAALSVAAIGSFFAGMMGLAGLVMFAPTVAGWALAFGPQEYFCIAVLALVVLSGISGQSIVQSGLMTLIGVMLGSIGIDPMTGVERFTMSSDMLMDGISFIIVVMGVYGLAEVLQTAADGDAAVSPPRIAVRDLYPTREELGRSIPAIGRGSIIGFLIGLVPGPSGTISTFLSYAVEKRFSRGYLQFGSGAIEGVAGPESANNAADTSTLIPLLSLGIPFNAGAALLLSGFLIHGITPGPDLVNTRPDLFWGLVASLLIGNVMLLVINLPFVGVFASVLRIPLGILMPLVAVIVLSGTYFINNNTSDLWLAITFGLAGWILKGTGYSVAPLIIGLFLGPLIEKGFIQSMVLADGSFLALMSRPFSGTMLGAAGLFIAVRISVGLWRHVSGRSIDVASTAPR
- a CDS encoding tripartite tricarboxylate transporter TctB family protein; the encoded protein is MDQIDRSMSSTRRVQLCVALALLAGCSLYLYAALGFSFGTWRSPRAGFMPTIVGFLGVALAVGNLIRVLRSVTLDGVDLGLAPVRALAFLAILAAYAAMLSRLGFLPSTFAATLALLLVGQTRAGSKLMALVIASAFSIGAWLLFGRILNLPLP
- the arsC gene encoding arsenate reductase (glutaredoxin) (This arsenate reductase requires both glutathione and glutaredoxin to convert arsenate to arsenite, after which the efflux transporter formed by ArsA and ArsB can extrude the arsenite from the cell, providing resistance.) produces the protein MEVIIYHNPDCGTSHNALAMIRNAGVEPHVIEYLKTPPSPVLLKQLIERMGVSARALLREKGTPYVELGLGDSTLTESQLIDAMAAHPILINRPIVISPKGVRLCRPSEEVLDLLPPQRGEFIKEDGERVVDEHGRRVATA
- a CDS encoding LysR substrate-binding domain-containing protein is translated as MFNLRQLEVFRAVMLADSLTAASRQLGMSQPAVSKAVRRMEDLVGFPLFQRGRGRVQPTAEALNLFREVERVFHTVGIVEKYARDLKESKAGVLTLACTPTLSCSFVADAIARFRRERSRVRVWLQVTKTKEILELAASGRIDLGVIFTPGDHAGVNTIPLFETTLVCVMSPDHPLAQRSEIQPGDLAGEAIIANIQSAPIHELLGEAFATLDIDQKVMIGSNYTFSACALAMKGCGVAIVEPMGVTEIFPHAAVRPFAPSITIVPRIVHPRHIELSRTASSFLDALRQEATQRRAVFER